The following proteins come from a genomic window of Streptomyces sp. Sge12:
- a CDS encoding DUF4383 domain-containing protein: MERALHPVNARLDDHLPTDHKLSQVYRVGAGLTGLLLVVFGVLGLIDQIGFFDTGGDTVLALNTNGALSVLSICIGALLFFGMVVGGTFASTLNIVLGVLFIASGFVNLALLDTELNFLAFRIQNVLFSFVVGVMLMWFGMYGRVGSALPHDNPYWRARHPEQAAREDRARRVPGRAPVVHGRCP; encoded by the coding sequence ATGGAGCGCGCGCTGCATCCGGTCAATGCGCGGCTCGACGATCATCTGCCCACGGACCACAAGCTCAGCCAGGTGTACCGGGTCGGCGCGGGTCTGACGGGCCTGCTCCTGGTGGTGTTCGGGGTTCTGGGGCTGATCGACCAGATCGGGTTCTTCGACACCGGCGGGGACACGGTGCTCGCGCTCAACACCAACGGGGCGCTGAGCGTCCTGTCGATCTGCATCGGTGCGCTGCTGTTCTTCGGGATGGTGGTGGGCGGCACCTTCGCCTCGACCCTGAACATCGTGCTGGGCGTGCTGTTCATCGCGAGCGGGTTCGTGAACCTCGCGCTGCTGGACACGGAGCTGAACTTCCTGGCCTTCCGGATCCAGAACGTGCTGTTCAGCTTTGTCGTGGGCGTGATGCTGATGTGGTTCGGGATGTACGGGCGGGTGGGCAGCGCCCTGCCGCACGACAATCCGTACTGGCGGGCCCGCCACCCCGAGCAGGCGGCCCGGGAGGACCGGGCGCGGCGCGTTCCGGGGCGGGCGCCCGTGGTGCACGGACGCTGTCCGTAG